The Petrotoga sp. 9PW.55.5.1 genome window below encodes:
- a CDS encoding type II toxin-antitoxin system RelE/ParE family toxin, with protein MTLIYTKKLKKYIDKLSSSSKREDKITVAEIFRILDLLENKVYLLGYPYSKILSGYKYKSINLRELRIESNVPIRIFYFIKNNKVIVLFDYKIKKSRKLGDTILKPIF; from the coding sequence ATGACGTTAATTTATACTAAAAAACTTAAAAAGTATATAGATAAATTGTCTAGTAGTTCCAAAAGAGAAGATAAAATTACAGTAGCTGAAATTTTTAGAATATTAGATTTACTAGAAAATAAGGTCTATTTGTTAGGTTATCCTTATTCAAAAATTTTATCAGGTTATAAATATAAGAGTATTAACTTAAGGGAATTAAGAATAGAAAGCAATGTTCCAATAAGAATATTTTATTTTATAAAAAATAATAAAGTCATAGTTTTATTTGATTATAAAATTAAGAAGTCTAGAAAATTAGGGGATACTATATTGAAACCAATTTTTTAA